Proteins co-encoded in one Waddlia chondrophila WSU 86-1044 genomic window:
- the infB gene encoding translation initiation factor IF-2 produces MVKKDLKINIKNTQIAQAINLGKVKEKLAAKKADTKEEEEVKISKASSVKKKEAAKQPAQEKPKKAAESEVLEEVPKRKARSKSVFAETPEQIEEPAPLPEKTVVKDEAVPEVEEPIKVLEASVEKSQRPEKAPSEPKKEPVPAPPKKTDQLGPTGRHINDILPPKAPPKKVEKKEHKKAEQQQPRPQQVEKESGSSSKKVPGKATRFREYKDVNPNRKQQMGKFDARDRQGLRTSDEDSRWRKKRSHKQQLGPSEDMTIRPSKLTIRLPITIKDLAQEMKLKASQLIQKLFLQGVAVTINDVLDDETTVQLLGEEFDCTITVDTSEEERIRITDKTIKEEIAESAPEDLETRAPVVTFMGHVDHGKTSIIDYIRNSNIATSEAGAITQHVGAFLCQTKVGNIAILDTPGHEAFSAMRARGADVTDIVVLVIAGDEGMRAQTEEAINHAKAAGVSIVVAINKCDKPNFDQEKVYRQLADRELLPESWGGSTITVNCSAVTGEGINELLEMLALQAEVLELKANPKKRARGTVIESELHKGMGACATILVQNGTLKLGDALVFGENYGRVKTMRNELGKQLQTASPSTPVEITGLSGIPEAGDEFIVVSEEKEARQIAEARQLDKRQLYLQQTKAASLDNLFQEASDRTKKILRVILRADVQGSMEALKTALLKIDSDKAEIDIIATGVGEISESDVLLAAASNAIIIGFHTQVESHADPLLKQHGIHVFLHDIIYHAVDEVKNLMAGLLDKVAEEVEKGKAEIRAVFKASQLGKIAGCLVIEGTIHRNHHMRVVRNGEVIWKGGISSIKRVQDDVREVQKGLECGIVINGNLDIEVGDILEAYEIIYITQEL; encoded by the coding sequence TTGGTAAAAAAAGATCTCAAGATAAACATTAAAAATACCCAGATTGCACAGGCAATTAACCTTGGAAAAGTTAAGGAGAAGCTTGCTGCAAAAAAGGCGGACACTAAAGAAGAGGAAGAAGTTAAAATTTCCAAAGCTTCTTCTGTGAAGAAAAAAGAAGCAGCCAAACAGCCAGCTCAAGAGAAGCCAAAGAAGGCTGCGGAGAGCGAAGTTCTCGAAGAAGTGCCCAAGCGAAAAGCCAGGTCAAAATCCGTATTTGCCGAAACACCTGAACAGATCGAAGAGCCTGCTCCCTTGCCAGAAAAAACTGTTGTTAAAGACGAAGCAGTTCCAGAGGTTGAAGAACCGATAAAAGTTCTTGAGGCTTCTGTAGAAAAATCTCAAAGACCAGAAAAAGCACCCTCTGAACCAAAGAAAGAGCCTGTTCCCGCACCTCCGAAAAAAACTGATCAGCTAGGTCCGACAGGAAGGCACATCAATGACATTCTGCCTCCTAAAGCTCCTCCAAAAAAAGTAGAAAAGAAAGAACATAAAAAAGCAGAACAGCAACAGCCGCGACCTCAGCAAGTTGAGAAAGAATCAGGATCCTCATCTAAGAAAGTGCCAGGGAAAGCCACGCGTTTCCGCGAGTATAAGGATGTAAATCCGAATAGAAAACAGCAAATGGGTAAATTTGATGCAAGAGACCGCCAGGGCTTACGCACATCTGATGAAGACTCAAGATGGCGAAAAAAGAGAAGCCATAAGCAGCAATTAGGGCCTTCCGAAGACATGACGATACGCCCTTCCAAATTGACGATAAGGCTCCCGATCACAATCAAAGACCTTGCTCAAGAAATGAAGTTAAAGGCTTCCCAATTGATTCAAAAGCTTTTTCTCCAAGGCGTTGCAGTGACAATCAATGACGTTTTAGATGATGAGACGACAGTGCAGCTACTCGGAGAGGAATTTGATTGCACAATCACCGTAGACACATCCGAGGAAGAAAGAATAAGAATCACCGATAAGACAATCAAAGAAGAGATTGCTGAGTCGGCTCCAGAAGATTTGGAAACACGAGCTCCGGTGGTGACTTTCATGGGGCATGTCGACCACGGTAAAACAAGCATCATCGACTATATACGCAATTCTAACATTGCCACAAGCGAAGCTGGAGCGATCACTCAGCACGTCGGAGCCTTCCTGTGTCAGACGAAGGTAGGAAACATTGCGATTCTTGACACTCCGGGCCACGAAGCCTTTTCAGCCATGCGCGCGCGCGGTGCCGATGTGACAGATATTGTTGTTCTTGTCATTGCAGGCGATGAAGGGATGCGGGCGCAGACAGAAGAAGCGATCAACCATGCAAAAGCTGCTGGAGTCAGTATCGTTGTTGCTATCAATAAATGTGATAAACCCAACTTTGATCAAGAGAAAGTTTATCGACAGCTTGCCGACCGTGAACTCCTCCCGGAATCTTGGGGAGGTTCAACGATTACCGTCAACTGTTCGGCTGTCACTGGCGAAGGAATCAACGAGCTGCTGGAAATGCTTGCTTTGCAAGCCGAAGTATTGGAACTTAAGGCAAATCCCAAGAAACGTGCTCGGGGAACTGTGATTGAGTCAGAATTGCATAAGGGAATGGGAGCATGTGCAACAATTCTCGTCCAAAACGGAACTCTCAAACTTGGAGATGCTCTTGTTTTCGGTGAAAACTATGGACGTGTCAAAACGATGCGCAACGAACTTGGCAAACAACTTCAGACTGCCTCCCCTTCCACTCCTGTAGAAATTACAGGACTTTCTGGAATCCCTGAAGCGGGAGATGAATTTATTGTCGTTTCAGAAGAAAAAGAAGCTCGGCAAATTGCTGAGGCTAGACAGCTTGATAAAAGACAGCTTTATCTGCAGCAAACAAAAGCGGCTTCTCTTGATAATCTTTTCCAAGAAGCTTCCGACCGCACTAAAAAGATCCTTAGGGTGATCTTACGCGCAGATGTCCAAGGCTCAATGGAGGCTTTAAAAACGGCTCTTCTCAAGATTGATTCCGATAAGGCCGAAATTGATATCATCGCAACTGGCGTAGGTGAGATTTCTGAATCCGACGTTCTGCTTGCTGCAGCATCAAATGCCATTATTATCGGCTTCCACACTCAAGTTGAAAGCCACGCAGATCCGTTATTGAAGCAACACGGCATCCATGTTTTCCTGCATGATATCATCTATCACGCTGTGGATGAAGTTAAAAATTTGATGGCAGGTCTTCTTGATAAAGTCGCTGAAGAGGTAGAAAAAGGGAAAGCGGAAATCCGAGCAGTTTTTAAGGCTTCCCAACTTGGGAAAATTGCAGGATGCCTGGTTATAGAAGGAACCATCCACCGCAATCACCACATGCGTGTTGTTAGGAATGGCGAGGTCATTTGGAAAGGAGGCATCA
- the nusA gene encoding transcription termination factor NusA, whose translation MNKDLVAIFEYLEKEKGIQREIVIHAIEESLQAAARKSVSGASNVTVQIDPKTGNINVFSEKEIVDEVEVPAQEILLEEAREIDPDCEIGQFIDILATPKDFGRIAAQKARQIISQKLRSAERDVIYEEYRHRVNEVVSGTVKRFVKGANLVVDLGKVEALMPMRQYPKTEKYKIGDRVLALLMEVNDTDSGGAEVILSRSSPEFVRQLMIQEVPEIVEGIVVIDKIEREAGYRTKLTVRATDQKVDPVGACVGMRGNRVKNVVRELNSEKIDIIPYSDDPIELLQNALSPIEIRKISISEDDRVISIVIDDDDYAAVIGKKGMNARLNSRLIGYELEVQRMTDYNKTMAIQRTELAESDDPTLDHPLTGIEGVNKLVFEHLVAEGFNTPRTLLLASPEQLSNAASISLEMADHILEQVRKQRL comes from the coding sequence ATGAATAAAGATCTGGTTGCCATTTTTGAATACCTCGAAAAAGAAAAAGGGATTCAAAGGGAGATCGTCATACACGCGATTGAAGAGTCGCTTCAGGCTGCTGCACGCAAAAGTGTTAGCGGTGCATCGAATGTTACTGTTCAAATTGATCCCAAAACCGGCAATATTAATGTCTTCAGCGAAAAAGAAATTGTTGACGAAGTGGAAGTTCCTGCTCAAGAGATTTTGCTTGAGGAAGCCAGAGAGATTGATCCCGATTGTGAAATCGGTCAATTTATCGACATCCTGGCAACCCCTAAGGATTTTGGGAGAATTGCTGCGCAAAAAGCGCGTCAAATCATTTCGCAGAAGCTGCGCAGTGCCGAGAGGGATGTGATCTATGAAGAATATCGCCATCGCGTCAACGAGGTGGTCTCCGGCACGGTCAAAAGATTCGTGAAAGGTGCAAACTTGGTCGTCGATTTAGGAAAGGTCGAGGCATTAATGCCTATGCGGCAATATCCCAAGACCGAAAAATATAAAATCGGCGACCGCGTTTTAGCTTTATTAATGGAAGTGAACGATACGGATTCTGGTGGTGCAGAAGTGATTTTATCTCGTAGCAGCCCTGAATTCGTTAGACAATTGATGATTCAAGAAGTGCCTGAAATCGTTGAAGGGATTGTCGTCATCGATAAAATCGAACGGGAAGCGGGGTATCGCACAAAATTAACCGTACGTGCCACTGACCAAAAGGTCGATCCTGTCGGAGCGTGCGTCGGAATGCGGGGCAACCGGGTCAAAAATGTAGTAAGAGAACTCAATAGCGAAAAAATCGATATTATTCCTTACTCTGATGATCCGATAGAGCTGCTGCAGAATGCCCTTTCTCCTATTGAAATTAGAAAAATCAGCATCAGCGAAGACGACCGTGTCATTTCGATTGTCATCGATGATGACGATTATGCGGCAGTGATCGGGAAAAAAGGGATGAATGCCCGTTTAAACAGCAGATTAATCGGATACGAGCTAGAAGTTCAACGGATGACTGATTACAATAAGACAATGGCAATTCAGCGCACTGAATTAGCAGAATCCGATGATCCTACGCTAGATCATCCTCTAACAGGAATAGAAGGCGTTAATAAACTCGTCTTTGAACATTTGGTCGCAGAAGGTTTCAACACACCGCGCACTTTACTATTGGCATCTCCGGAGCAGCTGTCAAATGCAGCTAGCATTAGCCTTGAGATGGCCGATCATATTTTAGAACAAGTAAGAAAACAGAGGCTTTAA
- the rpsA gene encoding 30S ribosomal protein S1: MSNKQEHSWDDANILDDVQYKEEDAKTFQQLMQTSTDASTDENQPMKPGSILKGKIVEISKEFVVVDVGLKSEGLVPMEEFSDPSQIILGNEIEVFLDEAEDSNGQIILSREKAEKLRKWEFILEHCEEGSIVKGKVIRKVKGGLMVDIGMEAFLPGSQLDNKRIKNLDEYIGQTYEFKILKINIDRKNVVVSRRELLEAERISKKAELLATISEGDIREGIVKNITDFGVFLDLDGIDGLLHITDMTWKRIRHPSEMVKIGDKLEVMILSVDRDKGRVALGLKQKESNPWDEIEQKYPPGTRVKGKIVNLLSYGAFIEIEDGIEGLIHVSEMSWVKNVTDPSEVVNKGDEVEAIVLSVQRDEGKISLGIKQTERNPWDEVEEKYPVDKNVKVEVKSLTNYGAFVELEPGVEGLIHISDLSWIKKVSHPSEILKKGDMVDAVILSVDKESKKITLGVKQLGSNPWEDIKETMPIDSIVKGTVSKITAYGAFVELDNGLEGLIHVTELSDEAFGKVEDVVSVGADVTAKVMKVDPEHKKISLSIKEHMFDKTQSSRDDVVVSNESDMRD, translated from the coding sequence ATGTCCAACAAACAAGAACACAGCTGGGATGATGCGAACATCCTTGATGATGTCCAATACAAAGAAGAAGACGCAAAAACCTTTCAACAGCTCATGCAGACATCGACCGACGCTTCGACAGATGAAAACCAGCCGATGAAGCCAGGCTCAATTCTCAAAGGAAAAATTGTTGAAATCTCCAAAGAATTTGTTGTTGTTGATGTAGGGTTAAAATCCGAAGGCCTTGTTCCAATGGAAGAGTTTTCCGACCCTTCGCAAATCATCTTAGGCAACGAAATCGAAGTGTTTCTTGATGAAGCAGAAGACTCCAACGGTCAAATCATTCTTTCCAGAGAGAAAGCGGAAAAGCTCCGTAAATGGGAATTCATCCTTGAACACTGTGAGGAAGGCTCCATCGTTAAAGGAAAGGTGATCCGCAAAGTCAAAGGCGGGCTCATGGTTGATATTGGAATGGAAGCGTTCCTTCCCGGATCTCAACTCGACAACAAGCGGATCAAGAATCTCGACGAGTACATCGGACAAACTTACGAATTTAAGATTCTCAAGATCAACATCGATCGCAAAAATGTCGTCGTTTCCAGAAGAGAACTTTTGGAAGCTGAAAGGATTTCCAAAAAAGCGGAGCTTCTGGCAACAATCAGCGAAGGCGATATCCGAGAAGGGATCGTCAAAAACATCACAGATTTCGGAGTTTTCCTCGATCTGGACGGCATTGATGGACTTCTTCACATCACCGATATGACCTGGAAGCGCATCCGCCACCCGTCGGAAATGGTCAAAATCGGCGACAAGCTGGAAGTGATGATCCTCTCTGTCGACAGGGATAAAGGACGTGTTGCTTTGGGACTAAAGCAGAAAGAGTCCAATCCTTGGGATGAGATCGAACAAAAATATCCTCCCGGAACTCGAGTCAAAGGAAAAATCGTCAATCTTCTTTCTTATGGAGCTTTCATCGAAATCGAAGATGGCATCGAAGGGTTGATCCACGTTTCTGAAATGTCTTGGGTAAAAAACGTCACTGATCCGAGCGAAGTTGTCAATAAAGGCGACGAGGTCGAAGCTATTGTCTTATCCGTACAAAGAGACGAAGGAAAAATCTCTTTGGGAATTAAACAAACGGAAAGGAATCCTTGGGATGAAGTTGAAGAAAAATATCCTGTGGATAAAAACGTCAAAGTTGAAGTGAAAAGCTTGACAAACTATGGAGCATTCGTTGAACTAGAGCCTGGCGTTGAAGGACTCATCCACATTTCTGACTTGAGTTGGATCAAGAAAGTGTCCCACCCTTCTGAAATTTTGAAGAAAGGGGATATGGTCGATGCAGTAATCTTGTCTGTGGATAAAGAGAGTAAAAAAATTACTCTTGGCGTGAAGCAGTTAGGATCAAATCCTTGGGAAGACATTAAGGAAACGATGCCAATCGATAGTATCGTCAAAGGCACTGTCTCAAAAATCACGGCATATGGAGCATTTGTTGAGCTTGACAACGGACTCGAAGGATTGATTCATGTCACAGAACTTTCCGATGAAGCATTTGGGAAAGTGGAAGATGTTGTGAGTGTTGGTGCTGATGTCACAGCTAAAGTCATGAAAGTGGATCCTGAACACAAGAAAATCTCCCTTTCAATCAAAGAGCATATGTTTGATAAAACACAGAGCAGCAGAGACGATGTCGTTGTAAGCAACGAATCTGATATGCGAGATTAG
- the queD gene encoding 6-carboxytetrahydropterin synthase QueD — MFTIIKTFRFEAGHQLAHHDGACKHPHGHSYVLEIQVKSGTLIDDGPKKNMVIDFHHISDIVKPMINTYFDHKWLNDTLETDSPTSEFIARWIYRHLDRQIPGLHAIGLSETATSKVIYTETDS; from the coding sequence TTGTTTACCATCATCAAAACATTTAGATTTGAAGCAGGGCATCAACTCGCTCACCATGATGGCGCTTGCAAACATCCGCATGGCCACTCCTACGTTCTAGAAATACAAGTGAAAAGCGGCACTTTAATTGACGACGGCCCCAAGAAAAATATGGTGATCGATTTTCATCACATCTCAGATATCGTCAAACCGATGATCAACACTTATTTTGACCACAAATGGTTGAATGATACCCTTGAAACCGACTCCCCCACCTCAGAATTTATCGCCCGTTGGATCTACCGCCACCTCGATCGTCAGATTCCGGGTTTGCATGCGATAGGCTTAAGTGAAACAGCAACCTCAAAAGTGATCTATACCGAAACCGATTCTTAA
- a CDS encoding aspartate kinase — protein MSTLIMKFGGASVATPKHFSRIADIILQRKQEYERIVTVVSAMGNTTDELISLAKQVHPNPPRREYDMLVTVGERISISLLAMALSLKEQEAVSFTGSQSGIITTDDHTEARIIDVRPYRLIPCLQEEKVVIVAGFQGVSMNKEITTLGRGGSDTTAVALGIALEAECVEFYKDVAGIFERDPKKFPESTCYSCLTYAQSRKIIDSGAKVLSIRCLDLAEKNGIPLWVRSFDDDSDDQGTRIFDRNLVLPVQPIYEYTCQNMRETGRISNCV, from the coding sequence GTGAGTACGTTGATCATGAAGTTTGGAGGTGCTTCGGTCGCCACGCCAAAACACTTCTCTAGAATTGCCGACATTATTCTCCAAAGGAAGCAGGAGTATGAAAGGATTGTGACTGTTGTTTCTGCAATGGGCAACACAACTGACGAGTTGATCTCATTGGCTAAGCAGGTTCATCCAAATCCGCCTCGAAGAGAGTATGACATGCTTGTCACTGTCGGAGAAAGGATCAGCATCTCCTTGCTTGCAATGGCCCTTTCGCTAAAAGAACAGGAAGCAGTGAGTTTTACAGGAAGTCAATCAGGCATCATTACAACTGATGACCACACAGAAGCGCGGATCATCGATGTGCGTCCTTATAGGCTGATCCCGTGTCTGCAAGAGGAAAAAGTTGTGATTGTCGCAGGGTTTCAGGGAGTGAGCATGAATAAGGAAATCACAACGCTTGGCAGGGGAGGATCTGATACGACCGCTGTGGCTTTAGGAATTGCTCTGGAAGCGGAGTGTGTTGAATTTTATAAGGACGTTGCCGGCATTTTTGAAAGGGATCCGAAAAAATTTCCTGAAAGTACGTGTTATTCTTGTTTGACTTATGCTCAATCGAGAAAAATTATTGATTCCGGAGCCAAAGTGCTTTCCATTCGTTGTCTTGACCTGGCCGAGAAAAATGGGATTCCTCTTTGGGTGCGTTCGTTTGATGATGATTCCGATGATCAAGGAACTAGAATTTTTGACCGGAACCTTGTGCTTCCTGTTCAACCGATCTATGAGTACACTTGTCAGAATATGAGAGAAACTGGCAGAATCTCCAATTGTGTATGA